GGTAAATGACCCAGCCATATGGCTTAGCGGACTAGTACTGTAAGAAACGGCCGAGTCGAGAACGCCGCTGTCATGGTGATGCGTGTGGTGCTTCGGCATGCTGTGCAGCAAAACATTCATGTGCGTGCTGATGTGCATGTGACTGAGCTGCAGAGTGCCGGCCAGGGCGAATATCAGCGGGATGTACTCCTGCTCGGGCAGCTTCTCGCCAATGACCTCGACGTGGGCGGGAGGGCGGGCGGGCAGGCGGCACGAGAGCGGCGCGTCGTTGTGGATGTAGAACTCGAGCAGGTGGAAGAAGGGGTCGGTGATGAGCGGGATGGTGCAGTTGAGCTCGCCCTCGACGCCGTACTGGAACTGCAGAGGCTCGCCGGTTTCGTTGCAGGTCGGGAAGGGAATCcattgaagctggtgatTGGGCAGTTCGACATGCTCGCCCGTGTCACTaaggaaggggaagagcCAGTCAGCTTCTCGCCACATTGAGTTTCAGGCTTTCTTTCTGTCTGTCTGTTAAGAACTTACGAGCTTCGGTTCATGCACTCGACGTGGATTGGCGCGCCATAGTGATATGAAGGCAGTGTCCCAGGAAGATTAGCCGCCGCAAACGACGCCAGGCCGCCGACCAGAGTTGCGACGACAGCGAACAGCATCGTGGACGGAATCTTAAGGAAATTCGTTCGAGGTGGAAGCTATTCGAGATCCGGCCCCTCAGCGCTGGGCCTAGCTAATCAATCACCCCCCTTTTGTATAGCCCGCTTTGTccttggtttcttcttcttctgcctttctTTTCagtcttctttgtcttcttcgaGGTTACACGCCGAGCCGCCGTTAAAGTCGGTTGCGATCCATTTGCCGACTGCGCAGATGCGACGGATCGAAAACAGGCGTCGTTCTGTCCTTTGCGATGCTGGAATTCGATGCGTGGCAAGACTAGCTCCAGAAATGTAGCGCGATGGGGTCTAATTTCGGAGAGGTAGAGCTGCGCCACATTGTTGGTTGGTATTGGGGTAAATGTGGCTGCGTGGCATGCCATTTGACAGGTGCCAAGTACTCGGTATGTACACGGTGCAGCTTCATTGACATTTTCATTTACTTCACTTGTGAACAGTTGCATGTGATTTGGTTAATGgaagtatatatatagtgATGAATCTAATTTCATCCCATCAGATGATGCTCAGTTTTACCTTTACTTGTTCACAGTCCCCCTCATGGTAATAACCAGCCACTCAATGCTCCATCCCTCGCCCCCATACTTCTTCGCCAGATTCtgcttcaacagctcctTTACCTCATCCACCGAATGCGCATTTCTCACCTCTTCGCTCCAGAAAGTATTCATAACCCATGGCAGCATCATACTAAAGCAGTCCACAAACTCTGAAGCATCTTCAAATCTGTAGGTACCCCGGCTCTCCTTGACTGACACGTCTGCGAGTCCCAGATCCTCAGCTAGATGCTTTTCGATCCAGGCTGCGTCGTCCCAGTGGCCGGATTTGTGCATTTGCATGGGCATTGGGTCTGGGAACGGCGCGTCGAATGGCAGTGACTCTAATGCTGAGCGCATGTCAGGGATCCAGAAgatgttggcattggccttgGACCAAGTTGAGGCGCCAAAAGTTCCTCCTGGCTTGAGGATTCTCATGCAGTCTGCAGCTTGTAAGCACATAAAGTCCCCATACTATGGATCATTCAACCTGGTCAAGTTACCTTTTACAACTGCATCTGGATCTGGCGTAATGTGAAGTGCCAGACCAAGAGCTACATGGCTAAAGGTGTTGTCTGGAAGCCCTGTATTCTATATGACAAGCCGTCAACCACGATTCTCAGTTAATAAGACACATGACATGCACTTACCATGGCATCGCGCACAGTTGCCTCAACATTCACCCACTTCTCACCCACAaccctcttcttcaccaaaTCAACCATAGCAGCCGAGCTGTCAGCACATGTAAACGAGCTCCGCTGCAAAACTTCGTCCGACAGCACAGCCTGCACCTCCTGCGTCACCACGCCTGATCCACACGCATTGTCCAGAAGAACCACTGGCTCCGTGATTTCATTATTGAAACCCATTTGCTTAATGAGAGGCTCGACAATAACCCTCATGATGCCGCGTGAGAACCGAGTAAAGTCTTTCTCAAACGAAGACTGCTCCTTGGCGACGGTGTGGAAGTGGTCTTGCATGGTCTTGGCCATGGTCTCAACGTCGTTTATGGCAGACATTTTTGAGTGACGAAGGATAAATGATGAAGCAATGGATGAAAGTCTTGATGACATTAACAAGATAATTCAGTAAAGTATTGAAATTGCGTCTGGTTATTACCGTATTAAACCTGCTATCGGATCTACAAGCGCCGTCTTTTATGTACATTTGCGCAAGTATCCGATAAGTCCCCGTGCGTCACCAAAAGCGCAAAGTCTCCGCGATGTTTGCGGTTGCACCTCGTACGAGTAATACACACGTTCACATGCATCATTAATCACAGAGCACTAAATCGGAAAGCAACGAGCCTTTTTTATTTGATATGTATCGACTTGTGGAATGAAATTGCAGCATGTGAAGTTCAATTACCCCTCTATGAAAAATCGCGAGCTGAATGAAACCATCTGCCTCCCCGCATTCATTCGTCCAGCTCAGCCAAACTTGCGAATCCAAAGCCAGGGTAAGAAAAAAGTTAAAGTTGATGCAGAATCCTTCTAAATTCCCTTCAAGTCTCAAGTCCTCGTTgcctccctttttttttctgttttccaTTTTCTTAGTAAAATAATTGAACTCTTCTCTGTTGGTTGGTAAGACTCTGGGTGTCCAGCCTACGGGAGACCTGGCGGACATGATCCAAAGCCTCAAATAGCCCCCTTTTGTGAAAACAAATGCCCAATGAAAAAGATACTGTGCTCTCAGCCGTCTTCTATCATTCTGGGGAAGCTCGTGTAATAAGCTTCCAAGACGGCGTCGCTTCAAAGGTGCTGACGGGGTTTTTAATAACGTGGATGTTTTCGGCCGATTTATGCGGACAGTTTCTGTGGGATCGGAGCCGAAAGTGGGGGCCGGGAAGACGGACAAGTCCGGCGAGGAACGTATCATTTGATGGCATCGACCTGAGATCTGATGCTTTGGTAATCGTATGTATCGTACAGGCATATGATTTATATGCGGGTATATCGTATATCGTCATCGTAAATCGTGTATCAGAGCGTTATGCTTTGATTTCAAGGTAAATAGAAGGAGACAGTCCCCTTAGGACAAAAGAAAGTTGTTTATTGAAAAAGAGTGATATGGCCAGATCCAGCTGGCCCGCCTCAATCCGGCACTCCGGACTGCAACCTCTCACAACTCATCCCCCCTCAAAGAATATGAGAATACAAATTGTAGGTAtacaagaacaagaaaccaaaagtaaacaaaaatCGCCGTCCAAACACCCCTCTTATATACCCACAGCCTACGTACGGTACCTGACCTAACCTTGCCTCATcccctcctcatcttctctccacaATCAAATCAGGCACCACCAAACAAAAAGGGCACGCAAACCAACAACTCCATCAACAAGACACatgcaaagagaaaaaaggtaCCTGCAGCTTTTTCCCCTCCAGGGCCGACTCAAACCATGCCACGTATAACCGCCCTCCACGGCCCTTGATCCCAAAACGGGCTTACGCTCTAGCCCATGCGCAGAAGCAAAGTGCCCCATTAGGCTTCCTCCCCTTGCTGCACGTCCGAACCGAAatcccaaaaagaaaagaaaaaaatgacgAAAcctaaaaaaacaaacaagtcGATAAAcctgaacaagaaaagggaaacTAGACCAGccgcagaaaaaaaaaaaagtgaggcgGTCTGCAGTCTTCCCCCTCTCTGTATGTACGTGTACTACAAGCCCCATCCTATCAACTCCCGCCGATCCCATGAGCCACTCGCCTCACCGGAAAACGACAACATTTGCGGTCCCGGGGATGCACAACGACGCAGCAAAAGCTTCCACTTTTTTGCTTGCATCCCAGTACATCATTTGTTCCCTTCCCGCACTTTCCGAAAGGTCCAATTGCGCGCTTATGCcgattctcttcttcctacTGGTCGTATTTTCTTTCTAGTTGGTCGTATTTCGGCCCCCCTGGCGTTATGCGGTTGGATAAAAATCACCCTTGGGCAGGAATCCCATTTGGCCAAACGAAAAACGAGGCGAGTGCCATTATCCGACCATCCAAATAAATCCAATCaaacgtcatcatcataaaccataaaaagaaaacataATCATTTCTACACTGATCAAATCAGGAACaaatgggaaaaaagaacatcgaaaaaataaaaattgTTCAAAAACCCGCGCTCTCCAGTGTTCTTTTGGCCCTTCGCATAATACTACCTAGTACATAACCTACCTAACTAGTTCGCATTTCTACTTTATCCACGCTTCTGCATATATATGCCCCTTGTGtgcttgtgtgtgtgtgtgttgttcGTGTTGTTCTTCTCTTATACAAATAATCGGAATCTTTAGTTTAGACTGAACCCTTGCCCATTTGGCGCCCCATCACAAACCATAATTGCATgtgtcctttttttctgtcgtttctttcttctcctctctcgtTTTCGTTTCCCTCCCTTTTGTGTTTGCTCTTCCTGCCCTTTGGACACGACTTTGAACCAAGCAAAAATTAAGAGgcagaaaacagaaaagaagaaaaagtgaCAAAGTGATTACCATCTTCCTTCCACACTTCCCTTCCTCCGACGTAGCTAccatgaaaaaaaaaatcaagagAAATAGGAATTAGAAAATAGAGTCCACCCGGATCCGCTCACATCTCACATCTCACATAAACCTCATGCTCGCCGCTGGCACCACCCGCTCCACTAGCCCGGCCACCTCTCTCCGCAGCATCCTCAGCGCTCGTCGTACGTCTGCCAGGTCTGCGCCGCCGTTGTTGTGGCCCTGGCCCGGTCCTGGCAAGGCAGCCTCGCAACGTTGCAAAAGGTCGTTGATAGAAGGGCCAAGCGAGCCTCCCTTACCTGCGCCGCCACGTCGCCGTACTTCAGCCACCCAATCGCCGATCACGTAGACGATGATCTCGATGATGCGGTTGCGCACCATGCCGCTAAAGCCATAGTCCTGCGTATCAAATACGCTCTCTAGCACGCGGACAATCATATCATGGGACACGCCCAGAGACAGGAATAGCTGCACCGGCCACGTAGGATCGGCGCCAATCGTCGTGTCTTGCTGGAAAGCGACAGCATACCGACACAGCTGCGGAAGAAGCGTCTGGATCGGGAACACGAAGCTGTCGAGCGACGTGTGGTGAGCAATATTTTGAATCTTGCTCGTCACAGCTTCGTACGGCAAGGGGGGCATCTGCATGCCCGACTCTATCGCCTCGTGTCTTGCCATGACTTCGTCGTGAGTCTGCTGGATCAAGTTATCCCACGTCGACGAAATGGTCGTGGGGTTGCGGTAGTTGGCCGTGTGGTAGATCAGCAGGCACAGATCGTAGTATCCTGCCTGATCGGCATAatcgttgaagagctgcaCAAAAGTGCTCGTTAGCATCCGGAAACGGAGAAAATGACAACTGAATAATGAAAAGTGACAGGTTGCAAAAAATggacaaaaaaaagtccGCGCATTCTGGGAAATGTTCATCGGGGTTTCTTACCTCTGACAGGCTAATGATCCTACCATTGAGAGCCTTTTCAATCTCAACCTTTCGATCCGCATCAATTCTGTCGTCTGCCATCAAGCGACCCAACAGGTCGTCCTGGATGTTGGCCACCTCAAGCAGGTCCGTCACCTCGTGGTTCAGtctctgctgttgttgtcgGCTGATACCGACCGTCGCCACGTTGGCATTggcctttgccaagctgAGAAGCCTCAGCCTATCCTTGATGCCGAGTGCAAAGTCGGAGCCGGCCAGCTCAGCTTGCACTTCGGCCGCGTCGAAGAAGCGGCTTCGATTGGTGTAGAAGCGGCACAGGAGGTCGGCATGCTCCACGTTGGTGCCCGCCAGCCGCTGCAGGAAAGTGATAACGTGCGGCGAGTCGATGCCCAGTATCCGCTCCGTCCATCCCTGCTCAATGTACCACTCGTACAGATCAAAGTGGAACACTTCGTCATCCGACCCGTTGACCACCTCGTAAGCCTCGTTTCTCTTCGTTGCGATGAGCGTTGGTCGCCCGTCAACCATAAGCGGCTCGAGGCTTGAGGCAGCGTCCAGATGTCGAAGTATCTCGTGTATCAGGTCGTAGACTTTCCTCCTCTCGCCAAAGGCGCTGATGCGAGGATCGCCCGCGGGCTTGCCATCATTGATCCACATCAAGGCAGTGTTACCTCTGTCTTGCTCCCGGGCGACGTAGAGACAGAGCTGGATTGCGCCGGCGTAATACTTCATATCAATGTACTGCCCAATAGCAGTTTGCAAGTTGTTATACGTCAGGCTGCGCGCTACTTTCTGGAAGAGGGTCAAGCTCTCGTTGAGGAGGATTCTGGACTGATTGGTGTTGGGGGGCTGCTCAGAGGCTCTCTTGAGCGACTCTTGAGCCTTGAAGATGACAACATCATCTgggctgcagaagctgccgCACCTCCGCCTTAGCGCGTCCGCGACTGTCTCGACATTAGAGCCACTCTCAATGTTGCGGTTAACGATAGCCTTGACAAGTAGCTTGGCGAGATCCTTGCCGTCCGCCTGTGAAAAGAGCTTCTCATATGTCAAAtccttgagctgctgccgAGAAGGATCATCCAGTCTAGCATAGATGTCTGACACACGCTCGTCAAACAGCATGAGAACAAAAGATATGCCCTCTGAGATGCTCTCCATTAGCCTTTGCAGAGCATGCAGCGCCTGGTGCTCTGCCTGCAGTGCCACCTCTTCCTGTCGGCTGGAAACTCTCTGCAAGTCGGAAGGGCCAGACATCCCCTGAATGAGGCCTTTGTTAGACTCGATGAATTTCCTTAGGCGTTCCAGGTTCTCttggatggcgatgagcttGGGCGGAGGGATCGTCGAGGACACGGAAATCGTTCCATTAGGAGCAACGCTCGATTTGATGACGGTAGCTTTCCAAAGCTTCCTAATCAATCTCGACAAGTACAGCGCCAATGCATCGTGCCGGGATGATAGCTTGACTGAATCTGTTGTGAGCGATGACGAATCTGTTTCCACAATGGTGGGCTGACCACCAAAGTCGACGAACAGGGCTCTGGCCCGATCCTCTGTTACCTGGTCAATTGCCTTGACGGAGCCTGGTCTGGAGTCGCCTCCATGGCCACAGGCCACAGCCAACGCTGTCGAAACCGTCTCCACACGGCCATAGAGGAAAATAAGGCGGCGGCACATGAGATCCAGCGCCTCATCTCCTGGGGCATCTCGAATAGCGGCCGCAAAAGTATCCACGAGCCTCCGCCGTCGGATGACGTGAATGCCAGTGTTGGTAAGAACAGCAAACTCGCTAGGTGCCTCGTCGAATTGAACAGCCAGTTCATTGCCAAATCCTACTGGCTGATTGGCAGCCGCAAAGGGCCTCGTGATTAAGCCGACAGCCTCGGCTCGGCTGCCAATATCGATCCAACTC
The sequence above is drawn from the Trichoderma breve strain T069 chromosome 5, whole genome shotgun sequence genome and encodes:
- a CDS encoding methyltransferase domain-containing protein translates to MSAINDVETMAKTMQDHFHTVAKEQSSFEKDFTRFSRGIMRVIVEPLIKQMGFNNEITEPVVLLDNACGSGVVTQEVQAVLSDEVLQRSSFTCADSSAAMVDLVKKRVVGEKWVNVEATVRDAMNTGLPDNTFSHVALGLALHITPDPDAVVKDCMRILKPGGTFGASTWSKANANIFWIPDMRSALESLPFDAPFPDPMPMQMHKSGHWDDAAWIEKHLAEDLGLADVSVKESRGTYRFEDASEFVDCFSMMLPWVMNTFWSEEVRNAHSVDEVKELLKQNLAKKYGGEGWSIEWLVITMRGTVNK